A single window of Synechococcus sp. C9 DNA harbors:
- a CDS encoding ABC transporter ATP-binding protein, which produces MQSLPLPAPLQSPVELPFLELRDVSKYYPTSKGNYTVLQGVNLSVKSGEFVSIIGHSGCGKTTLLNLVAGFIRPSHGLVSLENRRITEPGPDRMVVFQNYSLLPWLTAYENIHLGVKSVYRPQNETERRQVRQIVEEHLELVGLTDAAHKKPKQLSGGMKQRVAIARALAMRPQILLLDEPFGALDPITREELQDELLGIWERTKVTVLMITHDVDEAIYLSDRIVMMTNGPSATIGEILTIPFAHPRNRARLTEDPQFFTLRNQCLSFLYERFALDIDHD; this is translated from the coding sequence ATGCAAAGTTTACCCCTGCCAGCACCATTACAATCCCCAGTGGAATTACCCTTCCTGGAATTGAGGGATGTAAGCAAATATTACCCAACCTCCAAGGGGAATTACACGGTTTTACAGGGGGTTAATTTATCAGTCAAATCAGGGGAATTTGTGAGCATTATTGGACATTCCGGTTGTGGTAAAACGACCTTACTTAATCTAGTCGCAGGATTCATCCGTCCTAGTCATGGTCTTGTCTCATTGGAAAATCGGCGGATTACCGAACCTGGACCCGATAGAATGGTGGTCTTTCAGAACTATTCCCTGCTTCCTTGGCTGACCGCCTATGAAAACATTCATTTGGGGGTAAAGAGCGTTTATCGCCCGCAAAATGAAACGGAGCGGAGACAGGTTAGACAAATTGTAGAGGAGCATCTGGAACTTGTGGGTTTGACTGATGCCGCCCATAAAAAACCCAAACAATTATCCGGGGGTATGAAACAACGAGTTGCCATCGCCCGGGCTTTGGCTATGCGTCCGCAAATCCTCTTACTTGATGAACCCTTCGGAGCTTTGGACCCCATTACTCGGGAGGAGTTACAAGATGAGTTGTTGGGGATTTGGGAACGTACTAAAGTGACTGTTTTGATGATTACCCATGATGTAGATGAAGCCATTTATTTAAGTGATCGGATTGTTATGATGACGAATGGACCATCCGCAACGATTGGGGAAATTCTCACGATTCCGTTTGCCCATCCCCGGAACCGGGCAAGGTTGACTGAAGACCCCCAATTCTTTACCCTCAGAAATCAATGTCTTTCCTTCTTGTATGAACGTTTTGCCCTTGATATTGACCACGATTAA
- a CDS encoding MoaD/ThiS family protein: protein MHASATKTITIQYVAMFKDQANQSIEKIETEIKTCAELYKYLQEKYKFTIPLSQVRVAVNHEFCSMTHLLKDQDLVVFIPPVCGG from the coding sequence ATGCACGCATCGGCTACTAAGACGATTACTATTCAATATGTTGCCATGTTCAAAGACCAGGCGAACCAGTCAATCGAAAAGATTGAGACTGAGATCAAAACCTGTGCCGAATTGTATAAGTATTTACAGGAAAAATATAAATTTACGATTCCCCTATCACAAGTAAGAGTGGCTGTTAACCATGAATTTTGCTCTATGACACACCTCTTAAAAGACCAAGATTTAGTGGTTTTTATTCCGCCGGTATGTGGGGGCTAA
- a CDS encoding ferredoxin--nitrite reductase, with translation MANKIEAIKSAKDGLAVRDELAAWAHQGWEQIDKDDLEHRLKWLGIFFRKITPGKFMLRLRIPHGILTATQMRVLAQILDACGADGVGDITTRQNIQLRGIDFATIPNILQALTEVGLTSVQSGMDNVRNITGSPVSGIDPNELYDTRSLVQAVQDMVTNRGRGNPEFTNLPRKFNIAINGCRDNSTHAEINDLAFIPAYQNGHPQSPLGFNVLVGGFFSSKRVATAIPLDAWVTPEQVVDVCRAVLLVFRDHGLRENRQQSRLMWLIDAWGIPQFRAQVIDRLGYNLPPAALRDEICWSKRDHLGLHPQKQEGLYYAGLHIPVGRITAQDMFNFADLANRYGQGELRLTVEQNLIIPHISEEKIADFLQETILQKFPLKPTLLMRGLVSCTGNQFCNLAIIETKNRALKLIQELEELLELKQPVRIHWSGCPNSCGQPQVGDIGFIGCKTKKNGKPVDGVDIYLGGKVGHGATLGNCVVKGIPCEDLLGIVADLLIRHFGALPRSHIGVDYLGLGEATDSVTTSVSSVQL, from the coding sequence ATGGCTAATAAGATTGAAGCGATCAAATCCGCGAAAGATGGGTTAGCAGTTCGAGATGAACTAGCGGCATGGGCGCATCAGGGTTGGGAGCAGATTGACAAGGATGATTTAGAGCATCGGTTGAAGTGGCTCGGAATTTTTTTCCGTAAAATTACCCCTGGCAAATTTATGTTGCGCCTGCGGATACCACACGGGATTTTAACGGCGACTCAAATGCGGGTATTGGCGCAAATTTTAGATGCCTGTGGTGCCGATGGTGTTGGGGATATTACCACCCGCCAAAATATCCAATTGAGGGGGATTGATTTTGCCACCATTCCGAACATTTTACAAGCCTTAACCGAGGTGGGTTTAACCAGTGTGCAATCCGGTATGGACAATGTGCGGAATATCACCGGTTCTCCTGTATCTGGAATTGACCCCAACGAGTTATACGACACCCGTTCCCTGGTACAAGCGGTGCAAGATATGGTGACCAACCGGGGGCGAGGCAATCCCGAATTTACCAATTTACCCCGCAAATTTAATATCGCCATTAATGGGTGTCGTGACAATTCTACCCACGCCGAGATTAACGACCTGGCTTTTATTCCCGCCTATCAAAACGGGCATCCCCAATCCCCTTTGGGTTTCAATGTTTTAGTAGGTGGTTTTTTCTCCAGTAAACGGGTGGCGACTGCGATTCCTTTGGATGCTTGGGTTACGCCAGAACAGGTGGTGGATGTTTGTCGGGCAGTATTGTTAGTCTTTCGGGATCATGGCTTGCGGGAAAATCGCCAACAATCCCGCTTAATGTGGCTCATTGATGCCTGGGGAATCCCCCAATTTCGTGCCCAAGTGATTGACCGCCTCGGATATAATTTACCCCCTGCGGCTCTGCGGGATGAAATATGCTGGTCAAAGCGGGATCATTTAGGCTTGCATCCTCAAAAACAGGAGGGGTTATACTATGCCGGTTTGCATATTCCGGTGGGAAGAATTACGGCTCAAGATATGTTTAACTTTGCCGATCTTGCCAACCGATACGGACAGGGTGAACTGCGGTTAACTGTGGAACAAAATTTGATTATTCCCCATATTTCTGAGGAAAAAATTGCTGATTTTCTCCAGGAGACTATTTTGCAAAAATTTCCCCTGAAGCCAACTTTATTAATGCGAGGATTAGTTTCCTGCACAGGGAATCAATTTTGTAACTTGGCAATTATCGAAACCAAAAATCGAGCATTAAAGCTGATTCAGGAATTAGAGGAATTACTGGAATTAAAGCAACCGGTTCGTATCCATTGGAGCGGTTGTCCCAACTCCTGTGGTCAACCCCAAGTAGGGGATATTGGGTTTATCGGGTGTAAAACTAAGAAAAATGGCAAACCAGTGGACGGCGTAGATATTTATCTAGGGGGAAAAGTTGGGCACGGGGCAACTTTAGGTAATTGTGTGGTGAAAGGAATTCCATGTGAGGATTTGCTAGGGATTGTCGCTGATTTACTCATCCGTCATTTTGGGGCACTCCCCCGATCTCATATCGGCGTTGACTATCTAGGATTGGGTGAAGCTACCGATTCCGTAACCACTTCAGTTTCTTCTGTGCAACTTTGA
- the moaC gene encoding cyclic pyranopterin monophosphate synthase MoaC: MFTHLDAQNQPRMVDISGKNITIRSATAQAQVQLPKCLQEYIRGNEILLEKGAVFQTAVIAGTMAVKKTQELIPFCHQIPIESCRFEIDIDDNFLVTINCTVKASAKTGVEMEALCGVTIAALTIYDMCKSVSPGITIRETRLLRKTGGKATQLEHPLYGLILTGGLSKRMGQDKALLDCYGQPCALYLYKLMQSYCEQVYLSARSNQWLSTPLEALPILPDQVTSVGPISGLLTAFQTHPDVNWLVIACDLMQVQAHTIEYLLAHYQEKTLATCYINNEQGFPEPLCAIYTPQAQAVFAEAYQAGIYCPVKILQNQSCTLVKPQNSHELMNINTPEDYARIGY; this comes from the coding sequence ATGTTCACTCATTTAGATGCTCAAAACCAGCCAAGGATGGTTGATATTAGCGGTAAAAATATTACGATAAGGAGTGCTACAGCCCAGGCGCAAGTCCAATTGCCAAAATGTTTACAGGAATATATCAGGGGTAATGAAATTTTGCTCGAAAAGGGCGCAGTTTTTCAAACAGCAGTCATCGCCGGGACAATGGCGGTAAAAAAAACGCAGGAACTCATTCCATTCTGCCATCAAATTCCCATAGAAAGCTGTAGGTTTGAAATTGATATAGATGATAACTTTCTTGTAACGATAAACTGCACGGTTAAAGCCTCAGCTAAAACGGGTGTAGAAATGGAAGCTCTTTGTGGTGTGACAATTGCGGCACTTACAATTTATGATATGTGTAAATCCGTATCACCAGGCATAACGATCCGAGAGACTCGGTTATTAAGGAAAACTGGCGGTAAAGCCACCCAATTGGAACACCCTTTGTATGGTTTAATCCTCACGGGGGGTCTCAGTAAACGCATGGGTCAAGACAAGGCTTTACTGGATTGTTATGGACAGCCTTGTGCTTTATATTTATATAAACTAATGCAATCCTATTGTGAACAGGTTTATCTTTCGGCTCGGTCGAACCAATGGTTGTCCACCCCTCTTGAAGCACTACCGATACTCCCAGATCAAGTCACCAGTGTCGGACCAATTAGTGGACTATTAACCGCATTTCAAACCCATCCTGATGTAAATTGGTTGGTGATTGCCTGCGATTTAATGCAAGTACAGGCTCATACGATTGAGTATCTCTTAGCTCATTATCAAGAAAAAACTCTTGCCACGTGCTACATCAATAATGAACAGGGATTCCCGGAACCTCTGTGTGCTATCTATACCCCCCAAGCACAAGCGGTTTTTGCAGAAGCCTATCAGGCAGGTATTTATTGTCCTGTGAAAATTTTACAAAATCAATCCTGTACCCTAGTCAAGCCCCAAAATTCCCATGAATTAATGAATATCAATACGCCAGAAGACTATGCACGCATCGGCTACTAA
- a CDS encoding molybdenum cofactor biosynthesis protein MoaE has translation MIQFTLSSNPICSSAMSRLLVNSTVGALVTFEGWVRNHNDGKSVLGLEYEVYEILAQKEGEKILQEAQAKFNLSGAVACHRHGYLDIGEIAVWVGATGVHRGSAFAGTRYIINGIKSRLPIWKKEFYIGEKPQWILCSQNHRFFSES, from the coding sequence ATGATTCAATTTACCCTTAGTTCTAACCCTATCTGTTCCTCGGCAATGAGCCGTCTATTAGTCAATAGTACCGTAGGAGCATTAGTAACTTTTGAAGGTTGGGTACGCAATCATAATGATGGAAAATCTGTATTGGGTTTAGAGTATGAGGTGTATGAAATTCTCGCCCAAAAAGAAGGTGAAAAAATTCTCCAAGAAGCCCAAGCTAAATTTAATCTTTCGGGTGCCGTCGCTTGTCATCGTCATGGTTATTTAGATATTGGTGAAATTGCTGTTTGGGTTGGCGCGACTGGGGTACATCGTGGCTCAGCGTTTGCCGGAACTCGTTATATTATTAATGGGATTAAAAGTCGTTTACCGATTTGGAAGAAAGAATTTTATATTGGAGAAAAACCGCAGTGGATATTATGTTCACAAAATCATAGATTTTTCAGCGAGTCTTAA
- a CDS encoding nitrate ABC transporter ATP-binding protein (This model describes the ATP binding subunits of ATP-binding cassette (ABC) transporters for nitrate transport, or for bicarbonate transport, in bacteria and archaea.), with translation MNTMQTYLEIDHVDKIFQTEAGAYPVLKNIHIEIKQGEFIAVIGHSGCGKSTLLNIVAGLERPSAGGVVLEGKEVRQPGPNRMVVFQNHSLLPWLTVRQNIALGVNRVFRDRSPQERKAIIDEHLALVHLTAAADKYPHQLSGGMRQRVGIARALALQPKILLLDEPFGALDALTRGRLQEQLMQICNEHKITAFMITHDVDEALLLADRIIMLTNGPGAQIGRILSVELPRPRQRMAVVNHPNYYRMRGEIVEFLNEQKKSKKQRELNRIAIAISRGNIEKVNLDLGFIPLTDASPLIVAKEKQLFQKYGLDVELRRQSSWNSLAEHLVNGELDAAMMLAGMPLALSAQSNRLITTAMTLSRNGNAITLSNQFNQPNASPIEQLCDYILTAKQKPIFGIVHPASMHNFLLRKWLIQIGIKPDVDVELVVIPPPQMVANLIAGNIIGFCVGEPWNTRAVLDDVGFIITTGIDLDDGHIEKVLGVNQIWAQQYPFTHLALIRSLLEACAWCQQSANREELVDILSKPDYLNMNPKYIRPSLCNPIWLTKEQTRYLPQFHHFLVKNKPCIIEYEWVLDQLTEYGIISCQNSQQFLKPIVRDDVFQEAIALLDPNLLKLDTQVSNKIPEVT, from the coding sequence ATGAATACCATGCAAACCTACTTAGAGATAGACCATGTGGATAAAATTTTTCAGACCGAAGCGGGTGCCTATCCTGTCTTGAAAAATATCCATATTGAAATTAAACAAGGTGAATTTATTGCCGTTATCGGGCATTCGGGTTGTGGCAAATCGACCCTACTTAATATCGTCGCTGGTCTTGAGCGACCGAGTGCCGGAGGGGTGGTTTTAGAAGGAAAAGAAGTTCGCCAACCGGGTCCCAATCGGATGGTGGTGTTTCAAAACCACTCTTTACTTCCTTGGTTAACGGTGCGGCAGAACATTGCGTTGGGGGTCAATCGTGTTTTTCGTGATCGTTCGCCCCAAGAACGTAAAGCAATTATTGATGAGCATTTAGCCTTGGTTCATTTGACAGCCGCCGCAGATAAATATCCCCACCAATTATCCGGGGGAATGCGTCAACGGGTCGGTATTGCCCGAGCCTTGGCATTACAGCCTAAAATTCTCCTTTTGGACGAACCTTTTGGGGCTTTAGATGCCCTGACCCGTGGTCGTTTGCAGGAACAATTAATGCAGATATGTAATGAACATAAAATCACGGCATTCATGATCACCCACGATGTGGATGAGGCACTTCTCTTGGCAGACCGAATTATCATGTTAACCAATGGTCCAGGGGCACAAATTGGTCGGATTTTATCTGTTGAATTACCTCGTCCCCGCCAACGGATGGCTGTGGTTAATCATCCCAATTACTATCGGATGCGAGGGGAAATTGTAGAATTTCTGAATGAACAGAAGAAATCCAAAAAACAGCGGGAACTGAATCGAATTGCCATTGCCATCAGCCGAGGTAATATTGAAAAAGTGAACTTGGATTTAGGCTTCATTCCCTTAACCGATGCCAGTCCACTGATTGTGGCAAAAGAAAAGCAATTATTTCAAAAATATGGCTTAGACGTAGAACTCCGGCGACAGTCAAGCTGGAACTCCCTAGCGGAACACTTAGTGAATGGGGAATTAGATGCCGCCATGATGCTCGCTGGGATGCCCTTAGCCCTTTCTGCACAATCGAACCGGCTGATCACAACTGCCATGACGCTTAGCCGCAATGGTAACGCCATTACCCTATCAAACCAATTTAACCAGCCCAACGCTTCCCCTATAGAGCAGTTATGTGATTACATATTGACAGCTAAACAAAAACCAATTTTTGGCATTGTCCATCCTGCTTCCATGCACAACTTTTTGCTAAGGAAATGGCTGATTCAAATCGGGATTAAACCTGATGTAGATGTAGAATTGGTTGTGATTCCGCCACCGCAAATGGTCGCTAATTTAATTGCTGGTAACATTATTGGTTTTTGTGTTGGTGAGCCTTGGAATACCCGAGCAGTTTTGGATGATGTCGGCTTTATCATCACCACAGGTATTGACCTTGATGATGGTCACATTGAAAAAGTGCTGGGAGTTAATCAAATCTGGGCACAACAATATCCTTTCACCCATTTGGCTCTAATTCGTTCCCTGTTAGAAGCCTGTGCTTGGTGTCAGCAATCTGCGAATCGAGAAGAATTAGTAGATATTCTATCTAAGCCTGACTACTTGAATATGAATCCGAAATACATTAGACCTAGCTTATGCAACCCGATTTGGCTCACTAAAGAGCAGACCCGATATTTACCACAATTTCATCATTTTCTGGTGAAAAATAAGCCTTGTATCATAGAATATGAATGGGTACTTGATCAGCTTACCGAGTATGGAATTATATCTTGCCAGAACTCACAACAGTTCTTAAAACCGATTGTTCGAGATGACGTTTTCCAGGAGGCAATCGCCCTGCTAGACCCAAACTTGTTAAAGCTGGACACTCAAGTTTCAAATAAAATTCCAGAGGTAACTTAA
- a CDS encoding CmpA/NrtA family ABC transporter substrate-binding protein has protein sequence MSFSRRTFLTTSGLTAMGALALHGCQPGSNTSSSVSSPPTDLETTTVRLGFIPLTDAAPLIIAKVKGYFDKYGLTGAEVIKQASWGTTRDNLVLGSAGGGIDGAHILSPMPYLISEGIVTNGKKVPMYILARLNTNGQGIQLSNEYLDLKVSLDASPLRNVFQRKKRENKEVKAAMTFPGGTHDLWIRYWLAAAGIDPNQDVSTIVVPPPQMVANVKVGNMEAFCVGEPWPLQTLNQKVGYSAITTGEFWKDHPEKALGLRSDWVDKHPKATQALLQAVLEAQIWCDQDSNKQEMCEILSQPEWVKAPVADIIDRSLGKFNLGVRQFESKDLMQKYWRDNASYPFKSHDLWFLTENIRWGYLKPEVDTKVLVDRVNREDLWREAAKAIGQEAVIPKSTSRGVETFFDQVQFDPENPQDYLNRLKIKSLKS, from the coding sequence ATGTCTTTCTCTCGGCGTACATTTTTAACCACTTCTGGTTTGACGGCTATGGGCGCTTTAGCGCTTCACGGATGCCAGCCTGGTTCAAATACCAGTAGTTCTGTCTCCAGCCCACCTACTGATTTAGAAACAACCACCGTGAGACTAGGTTTTATTCCGCTCACCGATGCGGCACCCCTGATTATCGCTAAGGTGAAAGGCTACTTTGATAAGTATGGATTAACCGGTGCTGAAGTTATCAAACAAGCCTCCTGGGGAACCACTCGCGATAACTTAGTTTTAGGTAGTGCCGGGGGGGGCATTGATGGGGCACATATTCTTTCACCCATGCCCTATTTAATCAGTGAAGGGATTGTCACCAATGGCAAAAAAGTACCCATGTATATCTTGGCGCGTTTGAATACCAACGGGCAAGGGATTCAGCTATCCAATGAATATTTAGACCTAAAAGTTAGTTTGGATGCGAGTCCTTTACGGAATGTTTTTCAACGCAAAAAACGGGAAAATAAAGAAGTAAAAGCGGCCATGACTTTTCCTGGTGGCACCCATGATTTGTGGATTCGCTACTGGTTGGCGGCGGCAGGAATTGATCCCAATCAAGATGTTTCAACCATTGTGGTTCCTCCTCCCCAAATGGTAGCTAATGTGAAAGTAGGCAATATGGAAGCCTTTTGCGTGGGCGAACCCTGGCCGTTACAAACCCTTAATCAGAAGGTTGGCTATAGTGCAATTACCACTGGAGAGTTTTGGAAAGACCATCCCGAAAAAGCCCTAGGTTTGCGCTCAGATTGGGTAGATAAACATCCCAAAGCCACCCAAGCCTTACTTCAAGCCGTCTTGGAAGCGCAAATTTGGTGTGACCAAGATAGCAACAAGCAGGAAATGTGTGAAATTCTCAGCCAACCAGAGTGGGTAAAGGCACCAGTGGCGGATATTATTGACCGCTCCTTGGGCAAATTCAATTTGGGGGTGCGGCAATTTGAGAGCAAAGACTTGATGCAAAAGTATTGGCGAGATAACGCTTCGTATCCCTTCAAGAGCCATGACCTATGGTTTTTAACCGAAAATATTCGCTGGGGTTATCTGAAACCTGAAGTGGATACCAAAGTACTTGTTGATCGGGTCAATCGTGAGGATTTATGGCGAGAAGCCGCTAAAGCGATTGGTCAGGAAGCAGTTATTCCCAAATCCACTTCCCGTGGGGTAGAGACGTTTTTTGACCAAGTCCAATTTGACCCAGAAAACCCTCAGGATTACCTAAATCGTCTGAAAATCAAGTCCCTTAAATCCTAA
- the ntrB gene encoding nitrate ABC transporter permease, whose amino-acid sequence MTTTIPLPRRYSWQKFLPIVLPPLIVLVLVLVVWQILCSGSNPRLPAPITIIRESWHLIVNPFFDKGGTNKGLGLQVIESLRRVAIGYVLASVVGVSIGILVGTNQLINRGVDPFFQVLRTVPPLAWLPIALAGFRQAETSAIFVIFITAIWPILINTSVGVQQVPQDYRNVARILRLNRWEYFWTILLPASAPYIFTGMRIAAGLSWLAIVAAEMLTGGVGIGFFIWDAWNSSRITDIIVALVYVGMVGLLLDRLVFYASKLIVQSEE is encoded by the coding sequence ATGACCACCACAATCCCTCTGCCCCGGCGGTATTCCTGGCAAAAGTTTCTGCCCATCGTGCTACCACCACTGATTGTACTCGTACTTGTTTTAGTGGTTTGGCAAATTTTATGCTCTGGGTCAAATCCACGACTGCCGGCACCGATAACAATTATCCGGGAGTCTTGGCACTTAATTGTGAATCCCTTCTTTGATAAAGGTGGGACTAACAAAGGGCTAGGCTTGCAGGTTATTGAGAGTTTACGACGGGTGGCGATTGGCTATGTTTTGGCTTCAGTTGTAGGTGTAAGCATTGGCATTTTAGTGGGTACCAATCAGTTAATTAACCGGGGGGTTGATCCCTTCTTTCAGGTACTCAGAACCGTACCCCCATTGGCGTGGCTACCCATTGCTTTGGCTGGTTTTCGACAGGCAGAGACATCAGCTATTTTTGTGATATTTATTACAGCGATTTGGCCAATTTTGATTAACACTTCAGTCGGGGTACAGCAGGTGCCTCAGGATTACCGAAATGTGGCTCGCATTCTACGTCTAAACCGTTGGGAATACTTCTGGACCATTCTACTGCCAGCGTCAGCACCCTACATTTTCACAGGTATGCGTATCGCCGCTGGTCTTTCGTGGTTAGCTATTGTTGCCGCTGAGATGTTGACCGGTGGAGTTGGGATTGGATTCTTTATCTGGGATGCCTGGAATAGTTCTCGGATCACCGATATTATCGTTGCGCTTGTTTATGTAGGAATGGTTGGTTTGTTGTTAGATAGACTGGTTTTTTATGCCAGCAAATTGATCGTTCAATCTGAGGAATAG
- a CDS encoding molybdopterin molybdotransferase MoeA, with protein sequence MLTVAEAEQIIKTHWDAAKCEEIALEFCAGRILAQSIHADRDYPPIDRVMMDGIAISKHAYDRGLRKFIIAGMATAGTAPPNLENIETCIEVTTGCPLPDGADLVIPYEELNIHQGVAEIIIDQNRKAKDFVHQRGSDCRLGEVIIPSGTRLKGVHLGILASFGYTKVLVEKPLKIKVIATGDELIPIDQNPQPYQLRRSNVYALRASLRSYGYTDVEIDHIPDIPELILPHYQQNKQTYDLLIYSGGVSQGKRDYLPQIWQDMGVIPYIQGVRQKPGKPMWFGMDHTNNTMVLGLPGNPISALVCLHRYFLNRSKSYGYLQKLITFEPDLTYFVPVKINVTHELTPMMPQNSGDFVALADSDGFVELPQNKKQFTPQEQFFFYPWY encoded by the coding sequence ATGCTTACTGTAGCAGAAGCAGAACAAATTATTAAAACCCACTGGGATGCCGCAAAATGTGAAGAGATCGCTTTAGAGTTTTGTGCAGGAAGAATCCTAGCACAATCTATCCATGCCGACCGGGATTATCCCCCCATTGATCGAGTTATGATGGATGGAATTGCCATCAGTAAACACGCCTATGACCGGGGGCTTAGAAAGTTTATCATTGCGGGTATGGCAACTGCGGGAACAGCGCCTCCTAATCTGGAAAATATCGAAACCTGTATCGAAGTGACAACGGGATGCCCTTTGCCCGATGGTGCTGATTTGGTTATTCCCTACGAAGAGCTAAACATCCATCAGGGGGTGGCGGAAATCATAATTGACCAGAATCGAAAGGCTAAAGATTTTGTCCATCAACGAGGGAGCGACTGCCGCTTGGGTGAAGTGATCATACCATCTGGAACAAGGTTGAAGGGGGTTCATTTAGGAATTTTGGCTAGCTTTGGCTACACAAAAGTTTTAGTAGAAAAACCTCTTAAAATCAAGGTTATTGCTACTGGTGATGAACTCATTCCCATTGACCAAAACCCACAACCTTATCAACTGCGTAGGTCGAATGTTTATGCCCTAAGAGCATCCTTACGCTCCTATGGTTACACGGATGTTGAAATAGACCATATTCCTGATATTCCAGAATTGATCCTGCCCCATTATCAACAGAATAAACAGACCTATGACTTATTAATTTACTCTGGCGGTGTTTCCCAAGGAAAACGAGACTATCTCCCCCAAATCTGGCAAGACATGGGTGTTATACCTTATATTCAAGGGGTAAGGCAAAAGCCTGGAAAACCGATGTGGTTTGGCATGGATCACACAAATAATACGATGGTTTTAGGCTTACCTGGTAATCCAATTTCGGCATTGGTATGTTTGCACCGCTACTTCTTGAATCGGAGTAAATCCTATGGTTATTTACAAAAATTGATCACATTTGAACCAGATTTAACCTATTTTGTGCCAGTCAAAATAAATGTCACGCATGAGCTTACGCCAATGATGCCTCAAAATTCAGGAGATTTTGTTGCCCTAGCGGATAGTGATGGTTTTGTAGAACTTCCACAAAATAAAAAACAGTTTACTCCGCAAGAGCAATTTTTTTTCTATCCTTGGTATTGA
- the moaA gene encoding GTP 3',8-cyclase MoaA — MKLVDHWQRQIRKLRVSLTDRCNLRCRYCMPLHPDFMDKHNYLTPDEYVDIIQELLTYGIQEVRITGGEPLVRPEFSEIMLKLSMLNIPQLSLTTNGILLHQHWEILKECNVKKINISLDSLRPANFASITYGNSLSRILENISQAVAQGFDIKINVVLLRGINDCELFDFIEYAQKLSVTVRFLELMRIGYANELYHHHFISAQECINQLQTRYKMNKINSESDSTAFYFQLDSGVKVGFIASESQPFCNRCSRWRLSADGRLFACLFTQEGISIRNASPEDRHYIYEQLLGMKPIQRSTHVLRPMYGIGG; from the coding sequence ATGAAACTGGTTGACCATTGGCAACGTCAGATTCGTAAACTGAGGGTGTCATTAACTGACCGATGTAATTTGCGTTGTCGCTACTGTATGCCACTGCATCCTGATTTTATGGATAAGCATAACTATTTAACCCCCGATGAATACGTTGATATAATTCAAGAATTACTGACCTATGGCATCCAGGAGGTTCGCATTACGGGAGGGGAGCCACTGGTACGACCAGAATTTTCTGAAATTATGTTAAAATTAAGTATGCTTAACATTCCACAATTGAGCTTGACAACCAATGGGATTTTACTCCACCAGCATTGGGAAATTCTTAAAGAATGCAATGTCAAAAAAATCAACATTAGCCTAGATAGTTTACGACCTGCAAACTTTGCATCCATCACCTATGGAAATAGTTTGTCTAGGATTTTAGAGAATATCAGCCAAGCGGTTGCTCAAGGATTTGATATTAAAATTAATGTCGTGCTACTGCGAGGAATTAACGACTGTGAGTTATTTGATTTCATAGAATATGCTCAAAAATTGTCCGTCACCGTAAGATTTTTAGAGTTAATGCGGATTGGTTATGCGAATGAGCTATATCATCATCACTTCATTTCAGCCCAAGAATGTATTAATCAATTACAAACTCGATATAAAATGAATAAAATCAACTCCGAATCCGACTCTACCGCTTTTTATTTTCAGCTTGATAGTGGGGTAAAAGTTGGCTTTATTGCTTCGGAATCCCAACCTTTTTGCAATCGTTGTTCTCGCTGGCGATTGTCCGCTGATGGGCGTTTATTTGCTTGTTTATTTACCCAGGAAGGTATCTCCATACGAAACGCTTCACCCGAAGATAGACATTACATTTATGAACAGTTATTAGGCATGAAGCCAATCCAACGTTCCACCCATGTTTTACGTCCGATGTATGGAATTGGAGGATAA